The Candidatus Methylomirabilota bacterium DNA segment GAAGTTCGTGGAGAAGGAGCGGCCGGAAGTCTGGGACATCCTGGAAGAGGTGATCACCGAGCATCCCGTGCTCCTGAACCGCGCGCCCACCCTCCACCGCCTGGGTATCCAGGCCTTCGAGCCCATCCTGGTCGAGGGCAAGGCCATCGAGATCCACCCCCTCGTGTGCACCGCGTTCAACGCGGACTTCGACGGCGACCAGATGGCCGTGCACGTGCCGCTCTCCATGGAGGCGCAGATGGAGGCGCAGGTGCTCATGCTGGCTTCGAACAATATCCTGTCCCCGTCGAATGGGGCCCCCGTGGCCATCCCCACCCAGGACATGGTCTTCGGCATCTACTACCTGTCCAAGGAGCGCGCGGGCGCCAAGGGCGAAGGCCGCCTCTTTGCCGATCCCGAAGAGGTGCGCATCGCCTACGACAACGAGGACGTCGATCTACAGGCGCGCATCCGCCTGCGCTGGAACGGCGGAGTGATCGAGACCACGGTGGGCCGGACCCTCCTCAACGACGTGGTGCCCCCCTCGCTGCGGTTCATCAACAAGGAGCTGAAGAAGAAGGAGATCGGGACCCTCATCGCCGACTGCTACAACCGGCTGGGGAACGAGGCCACCGTGGCCTTTCTCGACGAGCTCAAGGACATCGGCTTCCGCTACGCCACGCTCTCGGGCCTGTCCATCGGGATCGAAGACATGCACATCCCCTCCGCCAAGGGCCAGCTCATCGACCGCGCCCGCCAGCAGGTCAACGAGGTGGAGCAGCAGTACCAGGACGGCGTCATCACCAACGGCGAGCGCTACAACAAGGTGGTGGACATCTGGGCCCACGTCACCGAGCAGATCGCCGACGCCATGTTCTCCGAGCTCGAGCGTGGCGAGCAGGGCGGCGAGTTCAACCCGATCTACATGATGGCCGATTCGGGCGCGCGCGGCTCCAAGCAGCAGATCCGCCAGCTCGCGGGCATGCGCGGCCTCATGGCCAAGCCCTCGGGCGAGATCATCGAGACGCCCATCACCTCCAACTTCCGTGAAGGCCTCACCGTGCTCGAGTACTTCACCTCGACCCACGGGGCCCGCAAGGGCCTGGCCGACACCGCCCTCAAGACGGCGGACTCCGGGTACCTCACCCGCCGCCTCGTCGACGTGTCGCAGGACGTCATCGTCTCCGAGTACGACTGCGGGACGGTCAAGTACATCGACGCGGCCCCCCTCGTGGAGGGCGGGGACATCATCCAGTCGCTCCGGGACCGCGTGCTCGGCCGCGTGGCCGCGGAGGACATCCGGGATCCCTTCACGGGCGAGATCATCGTCCAGGCCAGCAACGAGATCAACGAGGAGCTGGCCCAGAAGATCGAGGACTCCGGCCTCGAGCGCGTGCGCATTCGCTCGGCTCTCACCTGCGAATCGAAGCGCGGCATCTGCGTCATGTGCTACGGCCGCAACCTGGGCACGGGGCGCCTGGCCGAGTTCGGGGAAGCGGTGGGCATCATCGCCGCCCAGTCGATCGGCGAGCCCGGCACGCAGCTGACCATGCGGACGTTCCACATCGGCGGCACGGCGAGCCGCGTGGTCGAGGCCTCCAAGCACGACGCCAAGTACGCGGGGGTGGTCAAGTACCACAACATCCGGTCGGTGGTGAACCGTGACGGCGACATCGTCGTGCTCAACCGGAACGGCGAGATCGTGGTGGCGGATGAGCGCGGCCGCGAGAAGGAGCGGTATCCGGTGGTCCCGGGGGCCCGGATCAAGATCAAGGACGAGGGCAAGGTCACCCTGGGCAAGCTGCTCGTGGAGTGGGACCCGTTCACCACGCCCATCCTGACCGAGGTGAGCGGCACCGTGGTCTTCCGCGACATCGTCGACGGCGTGACGATCCGCGAAGAGTTCGACGAGGTCACCGGCCTGTCGCGGCGCGTGATCATCGAGGATCAGGAGGGCAAGCTGCAGCCCCGGGTGTCGATCAAGGCGCCCGGCGTAGGTGATAGTCCTGACGCCATCGCCGAGTCGATCGGGGAGACGCGCGGCCGCTACATGCTGCCCGTGGGCGCCCACCTGCTCGTGGCCGACGGCAGCGAGGTGCATCAGGGCGACATCATCTCGAAGATCCCGCGGGAGACGACGAAGACGAAGGACATCACGGGCGGCTTGCCGAGGGTGGCCGAGCTCTTCGAGGCGCGCAAGCCCAAGGAGCAGGCGGTCATCACGGAGATCGACGGGGCCGTGGAGTTCGCGGGCTTCGTCAAGGGCATGCGCAAGATCGTCATCCGCGCCGATGACGGCGAGACCAAGGAGTACCTCATCCCGCGCGGCAAGCACATCTCCGTCCACGAGGGCGACCGCGTCAAGGCGGGCGAAGCGCTGATGGACGGCTCTCCGAACCCCCACGACTATCTGGCCGTGCTGGGCGACCGGGAGCTGCAGCGCTACCTCGTGAACGAAGTGCAGGAAGTCTATCGCCTGCAGGGCGTGACCATCAACGACAAGCACATCGAGATCATCGTCCGGCAGATGCTGCGCCGGGTGCGGATCGAGGAAGTGGGGGGGACGGAGTTCGTGGTGGGCGAGCTCGTGGACAAGTTCGTCTTCCAGGACGAGAACGAGAAAGCCATTGGCGCGGGCAAGCCGCCCGCCACGGCCAAGCCGGTGTTGCTGGGGATCACCAAAGCCTCGCTGTCGACAGACAGCTTCATCTCGGCCGCGTCCTTCCAGGAGACCACGCGAGTGCTCACGGAGGCCGCCATCAGCGGCAAGACCGACGACCTCCGCGGCCTCAAGGAGAACGTCATCGTGGGCCGGCTCATCCCAGCAGGAACGGGCCTGGGCCATTACACGAGGGCCGAGGTGCTGAGCCAGGGTGCCGACGAGGCCCCCGTGGCCGTCGAAGAAGCCCCGGTAGACGACGCCGGCGACTCCGAGACAGGGTCGGAGGAGATAGCGCAGGCAGGGTAGGTCGAGGAGGAGCACGATATTCCGCGGGTTTAACGCCGCCTACGGGGCAGGCACCCGGGGGAGTGTCAATTTCTTGACAATGACCCCCTTTTCGGGTAAAAAGTTAGAGTTTTGGCCCTGTTGACCCGGCTGGGCCGGGGCGGGGCTCACTGGAGCCATAGGGGGAACTTCTAGCCGAGGCGTCTCGGCGCTGCCGCGAGAGCAGCGGGAGGCGACGAGGCGAGGGCTGAAT contains these protein-coding regions:
- the rpoC gene encoding DNA-directed RNA polymerase subunit beta' gives rise to the protein MTFGAIRIKLAAPQKIRDWSHGEVKKPETINYRTFKPERDGLFCARIFGPTKDYECACGKYKRMKFAGVICDKCGVEVTRARVRRERMGHIELASPVSHVWFFKGLPSRIGQLLDMSLRELEKILYFEEYVVLEPGKVPGLKKKDLVPVDKTRKLQEEHGHDAFAVGMGAEAIRELLRQIDMDVLARELRAGMGVETSAQKKKKIVKRLKVVEAFLKSGNQPEWMILEVLPVIPPELRPLVPLDGGRFATSDLNDLYRRVINRNNRLKRLMELRAPEIIIRNEKRMLQEAVDALFDNGRRGRVITGPNNRPLKSLSDTLKGKQGRFRQNLLGKRVDYSGRSVIVVGPYLKLHQCGLPKKMALELFKPFILRKLEERGIASSIKAAKKFVEKERPEVWDILEEVITEHPVLLNRAPTLHRLGIQAFEPILVEGKAIEIHPLVCTAFNADFDGDQMAVHVPLSMEAQMEAQVLMLASNNILSPSNGAPVAIPTQDMVFGIYYLSKERAGAKGEGRLFADPEEVRIAYDNEDVDLQARIRLRWNGGVIETTVGRTLLNDVVPPSLRFINKELKKKEIGTLIADCYNRLGNEATVAFLDELKDIGFRYATLSGLSIGIEDMHIPSAKGQLIDRARQQVNEVEQQYQDGVITNGERYNKVVDIWAHVTEQIADAMFSELERGEQGGEFNPIYMMADSGARGSKQQIRQLAGMRGLMAKPSGEIIETPITSNFREGLTVLEYFTSTHGARKGLADTALKTADSGYLTRRLVDVSQDVIVSEYDCGTVKYIDAAPLVEGGDIIQSLRDRVLGRVAAEDIRDPFTGEIIVQASNEINEELAQKIEDSGLERVRIRSALTCESKRGICVMCYGRNLGTGRLAEFGEAVGIIAAQSIGEPGTQLTMRTFHIGGTASRVVEASKHDAKYAGVVKYHNIRSVVNRDGDIVVLNRNGEIVVADERGREKERYPVVPGARIKIKDEGKVTLGKLLVEWDPFTTPILTEVSGTVVFRDIVDGVTIREEFDEVTGLSRRVIIEDQEGKLQPRVSIKAPGVGDSPDAIAESIGETRGRYMLPVGAHLLVADGSEVHQGDIISKIPRETTKTKDITGGLPRVAELFEARKPKEQAVITEIDGAVEFAGFVKGMRKIVIRADDGETKEYLIPRGKHISVHEGDRVKAGEALMDGSPNPHDYLAVLGDRELQRYLVNEVQEVYRLQGVTINDKHIEIIVRQMLRRVRIEEVGGTEFVVGELVDKFVFQDENEKAIGAGKPPATAKPVLLGITKASLSTDSFISAASFQETTRVLTEAAISGKTDDLRGLKENVIVGRLIPAGTGLGHYTRAEVLSQGADEAPVAVEEAPVDDAGDSETGSEEIAQAG